TGTCCGGATAGATGGTGACGGCCTTGACGCCCGAGGCGAGGCCGGGGATCCAGGCGGTGCGCACCAGCATCTTGCGGCCGGCGTTCTCGATCAGCGAATCCTTCAGCTCCGCGGGCGGCATCAGATGCCCCGCCCGCAATGCCTCCACGGCAAAGGGCCAGGAGCACACCGAACGGATGTCGTCGCCTGTGATAATGCGCATGCTTGGTCTCTCATTCCGGGCTGAAGCGCGATGCCGGCCTGTGCAGCCGGCATCATGAAGGGTGCGGCCAGGCTTAAAAGCCTACTTCTTGCCCGGCTTGGTCATCGCATCGCGCAGCTCTTCAAGCGTCTCCTGCATGCTGGCCTGCAGCACCTTGAAGCTCTCGGCGCCGGATTTCTGCGCCAGGCCGGCGATTTGGGATGTGTTCTTGAGCGCCGCCTCGAAGGACTTGCGCGCGAAATCGGCCTGTGCCGACATCATCTCCTTGGGATCGCCGCCCGACTTCATCTTTTCCGCCATCTGCGAGATTTCGGCCATCGCCTCCTGCACCATTTCGCGCTGGCGCGACAGAATGGTGGTCGCGCCCGAGCCCGCGGCCTTGGTCGCCTCTTCGAGCGCCTGCAGGTTCTTGCGGTGACGCTCGACGAGGGCTTCGAGATCGGGTGCCGGCAGGTTCAGATCCTTGCCGAAATTCATGAACATCGATGCCAGGTCTTCTGTGCTTTTCTTGCCGGTCATAGGGTTCCTCCAGTTGCAGCCCGCCTTGCGCGCCGCCGTTTGCGTTGAGCCTGACTATACAGCCCCTGCTCCAGGCTCCAATGGGCAATCTGGTCGGAAAGGGAACCAAGTGGCCCGGGCTCCTGGGTCAGGGACACGAACGCATGGTGCGCACCGCTGATGCCGCGGCGGATGACGGGCAACCCCACATCAATCGATCCGGGACGTTTTGAAACCGGCCAGTCTGGCATGTGACATTCTCCGCGCGGCGTGGATCAAACAGCGGTTTGGGGAACAGCGGGCCGGTTGCCCAAACCGTCAGCAAGCCCGCCACCAACTCCGGGGACGGCAATGGCAAGCGGTGGCGGGGATTTGCGCCGGCCGGCAATCCGCAGCCCTTCGGCCACATTGATCCGGCCTACCGACTGATCGCCGCCAAAGCGCATCTTCGCGCCGAACCGGCGCGCCAGAGCCTTCATCGCGTGGTTCTGCGGCCCGGTCTCGATAATGATGGTGGATATGCCGGCCTCGGTCGCAGCCTTCAGAAGCGCCTTGACCAACAGCGTGCCAAGCCCCTTGCGGCGCCAGTCCGAGGCCACGGAGAACGCCGATTCCGCCTCGCCCTCGGGAAGGTGGCTGCCACTGTGCAGCTCGGCCACCGCCAGCAGGTGCTCGTCCTGAAAGGCCCCGATGCAGATCGCAGTGTCGAGAGACCGGGCGATGTACTTGTCGAGCCAGTAGTCGGAGGCGAGACCGTTGAAGCGGTCGCGGAAATCGGTGAAATGCAACGCGTGGATATGATCGCGGAAGATCGCGGCATCGCCGGGCCCAAGCCGCCTGAGACGGAT
The DNA window shown above is from Hoeflea phototrophica DFL-43 and carries:
- a CDS encoding phasin family protein, whose product is MTGKKSTEDLASMFMNFGKDLNLPAPDLEALVERHRKNLQALEEATKAAGSGATTILSRQREMVQEAMAEISQMAEKMKSGGDPKEMMSAQADFARKSFEAALKNTSQIAGLAQKSGAESFKVLQASMQETLEELRDAMTKPGKK
- a CDS encoding GNAT family N-acetyltransferase codes for the protein MFFRFLFKPQDFETTLDGAIRLRRLGPGDAAIFRDHIHALHFTDFRDRFNGLASDYWLDKYIARSLDTAICIGAFQDEHLLAVAELHSGSHLPEGEAESAFSVASDWRRKGLGTLLVKALLKAATEAGISTIIIETGPQNHAMKALARRFGAKMRFGGDQSVGRINVAEGLRIAGRRKSPPPLAIAVPGVGGGLADGLGNRPAVPQTAV